From a single Apium graveolens cultivar Ventura chromosome 2, ASM990537v1, whole genome shotgun sequence genomic region:
- the LOC141701401 gene encoding uncharacterized protein LOC141701401 — protein MRKDFVWTLDCEEAFLKIKEQLGNPPILAKREDGETLILYLVVSEYSVSAVLVKEEGSHQSPLYYVSKRLLDAETRYTSMEKLVYALILPVDMREEFPHPWWILHVDGAVNNNGARDGIVLITLEGHHLMRVIHFKFYVTNNDAEYEALINGLKIALEVGVVNLIARSDSELVVNQVNGGFQARGPQTELYMRCVQRLLENFGSARLEGLPREENRNVDALAKMGSQMNNVQLGQIPLGIQ, from the coding sequence ATGAGGAAGGATTTCGTGTGGACCTTGGATTGTGAAGAGGCTTTTCTGAAAATCAAGGAGCAGTTGGGAAATCCTCCTATATTGGCCAAGCGAGAAGATGGGGAAACATTGATTCTTTACTTAGTAGTCTCAGAATACTCCGTCAGCGCGGTGTTGGTAAAAGAGGAAGGGAGTCACCAATCGCCCTTGTACTATGTGAGCAAAAGGTTGCTAGATGCAGAGACTAGATATACCAGCATGGAGAAATTGGTGTATGCCCTTATTTTACCTGTTGACATGAGAGAAGAGTTCCCACACCCTTGGTGGATCTTGCACGTCGACGGGGCCGTGAATAATAATGGAGCAAGAGACGGGATTGTTTTGATCACCCTGGAAGGGCATCATTTGATGCGtgtcattcattttaagttttatgTTACTAACAACGATGCTGAGTATGAAGCATTAATCAATGGTTTGAAAATAGCTCTGGAAGTAGGGGTTGTGAACTTGATCGCTCGAAGTGACTCAGAGTTAGTGGTAAACCAAGTCAACGGAGGTTTCCAAGCCCGAGGACCTCAGACAGAGCTATATATGAGGTGTGTGCAGCGTTTACTGGAAAATTTTGGAAGTGCCAGGCTAGAAGGTTTACCGAGGGAAGAAAATAGAAATGTAGATGCCTTGGCAAAGATGGGGTCACAAATGAACAACGTTCAACTTGGGCAAATTCCTTTGGGGATCCAATAA